In the genome of Xanthomonas translucens pv. cerealis, one region contains:
- a CDS encoding PAAR domain-containing protein encodes MSRPFILVGDQLDHGGSVVTGSAETDVDGKPVARIGDKVVCRVHGQTEIASGDATVMIDGKPVARHGDKAACGGTLISSQGTTGIG; translated from the coding sequence ATGTCACGACCTTTTATTCTTGTGGGCGATCAGCTCGATCATGGCGGCAGCGTGGTCACAGGTTCGGCCGAAACCGATGTGGACGGCAAGCCGGTCGCGCGTATCGGCGACAAAGTGGTATGCAGGGTGCACGGTCAGACCGAGATCGCCAGCGGGGACGCCACGGTGATGATCGACGGCAAGCCGGTGGCCCGGCATGGGGACAAGGCCGCCTGTGGAGGTACACTGATCTCCTCTCAGGGAACGACTGGCATCGGATGA
- a CDS encoding M15 family metallopeptidase, with protein sequence MAVVVAGVVIFLLVVSIACWLLLFPEALERVQAWLGERLRGLRQGAGRVGQRVGRSAGGVGEGVRGGIGGVTDFFRRHRWVILCATLLLLVPPSLILLVRQNVALEDFRAEDMNESSSMVAQLLRGERLVPPPAPPPEVFTTEEIRRTRPEIVTADRRWESIDADLQQRVLAIYEVMRRQYGYEMVLVEGYRSPERQAELMGGGRATRASAWQSCHQYGLAVDSAPLRDGKLQWDMGDPWTRRAYFLYGELAQQAGLEWGGSWRSIKDYVHVEKLEPCRSARVAKRAELVQG encoded by the coding sequence GTGGCAGTCGTCGTTGCGGGCGTGGTGATCTTCCTGCTGGTGGTGTCTATCGCCTGCTGGTTGCTGTTGTTTCCGGAGGCGCTGGAGCGGGTGCAGGCCTGGTTAGGCGAGCGCCTGCGCGGCCTTCGGCAAGGCGCCGGGCGGGTCGGCCAGCGCGTGGGCCGCAGCGCTGGCGGAGTCGGCGAAGGGGTGCGCGGCGGGATCGGCGGGGTGACGGATTTCTTTCGGCGTCATCGCTGGGTCATCCTGTGCGCGACGCTGCTCTTGCTGGTGCCGCCGAGCCTGATCCTGCTGGTCCGGCAGAACGTGGCGCTGGAGGATTTCCGTGCCGAGGACATGAATGAATCCAGCAGCATGGTGGCGCAGCTGCTGCGCGGCGAACGCTTGGTGCCGCCGCCGGCCCCGCCGCCGGAGGTATTCACCACCGAGGAGATCCGCCGCACCCGCCCGGAGATCGTCACCGCGGACCGGCGCTGGGAAAGCATTGACGCCGATCTGCAACAGCGCGTGCTCGCGATCTACGAGGTCATGCGTCGCCAGTACGGTTACGAAATGGTGCTGGTGGAGGGCTATCGCAGCCCGGAGCGCCAGGCCGAGTTGATGGGCGGCGGCCGCGCCACCCGCGCCAGCGCTTGGCAGAGCTGCCACCAGTACGGCCTGGCGGTGGACAGCGCGCCGCTGCGCGACGGCAAGCTGCAGTGGGACATGGGCGATCCGTGGACCAGACGCGCCTACTTCCTCTACGGCGAGCTGGCGCAGCAGGCCGGGCTGGAGTGGGGCGGCAGCTGGCGCAGCATCAAGGACTACGTGCATGTGGAGAAGCTCGAGCCCTGCCGCAGCGCCCGCGTCGCCAAGCGTGCCGAATTGGTCCAAGGGTGA
- a CDS encoding IS1595 family transposase — MSINAVQFQAGLSMSEFFASYGTQAKCYRALYKWRWPQGFRCPSCAGRARSRFKRGAAIYYQCSACRHQTSLIAGTMFEGTKLPLRTWMLALHLLTSTKTNMAALELMRHLGVNYKTAWRMKHKIMQVMAERESMRKLAGFVQIDDAYLGGERNGGKAGRGSENKQALLIAVQTDATFTAPRFVVIEPVRSFDNTSLQDWIARRLAPECEVYTYGLACLRRLEDAGHAHTTLDTGGGRAATETAGARWLNVVLGNLKRAISGVYHAIAQGKYARRYLGEAAYRFNRRFRLREMLPRLATAMMQSTPCPEPVLRAASNFHG, encoded by the coding sequence ATGAGCATCAATGCCGTGCAGTTCCAAGCTGGATTGTCGATGTCTGAGTTCTTCGCGTCCTACGGCACCCAGGCCAAGTGCTATCGCGCGCTCTACAAGTGGCGCTGGCCGCAGGGATTTCGCTGCCCATCCTGTGCTGGACGGGCGCGGTCGCGTTTCAAGCGGGGTGCTGCGATCTACTACCAATGCAGCGCGTGCCGGCATCAGACCAGCCTGATCGCTGGCACGATGTTCGAAGGTACCAAACTGCCGCTGCGCACCTGGATGCTGGCGTTGCACCTGCTGACCTCGACCAAAACCAACATGGCCGCGCTGGAGTTGATGCGGCATCTGGGCGTCAACTACAAGACGGCCTGGCGGATGAAACACAAGATCATGCAGGTTATGGCCGAGCGCGAATCCATGCGGAAACTGGCGGGTTTCGTGCAGATCGACGATGCCTATCTCGGCGGCGAGCGTAACGGTGGCAAGGCCGGACGCGGATCAGAGAACAAACAAGCGCTCCTGATTGCGGTGCAGACCGATGCCACCTTCACCGCGCCGCGCTTTGTGGTGATCGAGCCGGTGCGCAGCTTCGATAACACCTCGCTGCAGGACTGGATTGCCCGTCGCTTGGCGCCCGAATGCGAGGTCTACACCTATGGGCTGGCCTGCTTGCGCCGGCTAGAAGACGCCGGCCACGCGCACACCACGCTGGACACTGGCGGTGGTCGTGCCGCGACCGAAACGGCCGGTGCACGTTGGCTCAACGTGGTGCTGGGCAATCTCAAACGCGCCATCAGTGGCGTGTATCACGCCATCGCGCAAGGCAAATACGCAAGGCGTTACCTGGGAGAAGCGGCCTATCGTTTTAATCGTCGATTCCGCTTGCGCGAGATGCTGCCACGACTTGCCACGGCCATGATGCAATCCACACCATGCCCAGAGCCGGTTTTACGTGCAGCGAGCAATTTTCATGGCTGA
- a CDS encoding RHS repeat-associated core domain-containing protein, translating into MSTAAKHFDPQLGIDIHMYQLPPFPLPTPHIGIVLDPFDYLPFLGATVTVNGVKRATAGTGGLDIHIPLGAWAPQLSLPMGPQYDGEEIFMGSKTVSADGDPFSRLAVPVLDCNLAGLIPPFRIKKLKKPLRSLWLPTGINVAIPSNVQVGGPLTVSWMTLGLHAGFAALGALRRSTLGVRAAKAFKGLRQHVFKHMDSGFLKCKVLRAEPVDIRDGSVSVQHEDFAIPGRLPLAWSRGYGSARGEEAGACGHGWQTPADIRLEIDADGVVLFHDGHSVAVFPQLPDADGVPVVEFVDGARLLREGTDLLVRTKSDLRYRFAYAPAAGVGVLPRAQTLPIAQVEDACGNHWRFERGDGHLVRIVERGVDGLQGRFIEVQSRHGRIDRLQLHDPATGLTHPLVAYRYVEGDLVAAEDALGVPRTFAYRQHRMVRHTDRIGLSFHYAYDAQWRVVHAWGDGGLYDYRFAYDALLRETQVTDSLGHVSLVKFDEHRLPLCEIDALDGVTVFEYDAVGRTVAVTDAEGLRTAFGYDARGNLLRLRRADGSTLHQVYDEDDRLLSVTDPGGHAWHQVHDARGLLQSQTDPLGATTHYDYDAQGLLVAQRNPRGAQTELGYDRYGLLASLRDALGHESRYAHDALGRLHRQVDPLGQATHYDYDAKGRLLRVRSADGGQVQCDYDAEDQLVRYVDEAGAQTRLHYVGIGQIGKRVQPDGHTVEYRYDSEEQLVAVINQRGEAYRLRRDPLGRIVEETDYWGQSRHYQYDACGRLTATIDPLGQRIGFATDALGRIVKKTLPDIRTPGQQVQEQFAYDARGQLVELRNRHRTATRRFDALGQVLEEVQDGFRVGYGYDAVGNRVLRETSAGNRIAFGYDLRDQVVEVAINDDAPIAIERDALGRATREQLSAQVQRQFQYDGRSLLTAQSVLKDAVPLFETTYDYDRAGNLTHRRDSAQGVDEYRYDVLGRLLQHTDPKGRIERFFNDPAGDRLATRVQQVQLRKVAGGDDDQQVQWTREGSYDGVHYVFDRAGDLIRKGSPTGPEPDDLELIWDANHRLAESRKAGQTTHYGYDPLGRRVFKRNPTHTTWFYWDGGALLGEVKQAHDEPDAAPVWVDNVANLIEAKRRKEKLARLHERTREYVYYPDTFMPLALIEKELGAALRESPQPATTSISQILRSDAAPVAKHALTDSRGSDSTQPPKPSAPADMSPPQRMPSAPLGVLASSATKLTSADGAAKPATMVAAPTAIKSGKPPGGGGLGTLGGDLALGQGAGIKAPVILGTSAEPATSFTQSDALADEEKSNVIALGMRLNGEQSSSGKTLKAGGLGVVGNTPMVGSAAAGESVIVSKAREAEQFVLSDSVESAIWRSVSYHYHSDPNGCPNQLTTASGQLVWSAIYMAWGTLAELYVSEVESPLRFQGQYFDEETGLHYNTFRYYDPDIGRFINQDPIGLEGGTNLYQYAPNPISWIDPWGLTCAATNLPRLRGKRVSQIEKILQKFGFTRVNPNNNSNRTWRHSDGSEVRVHQHGNKDPSGYKSGNNAHVHKQNASKQQLNDRGKVRPVGDETHIGIKNPSDLPAVRGRPHGDGS; encoded by the coding sequence ATGAGCACCGCCGCCAAGCATTTCGACCCGCAGCTGGGCATCGACATCCACATGTATCAGCTGCCGCCGTTTCCGCTGCCCACGCCGCATATCGGCATCGTGCTGGACCCGTTCGACTACCTACCGTTCCTCGGCGCCACGGTCACCGTCAACGGGGTCAAACGCGCCACCGCCGGCACCGGCGGGCTGGACATCCATATTCCGCTGGGCGCGTGGGCGCCGCAGCTGAGCCTGCCGATGGGGCCGCAGTACGACGGCGAAGAGATCTTCATGGGCAGCAAGACGGTGTCGGCCGACGGCGACCCGTTCTCGCGGCTGGCGGTACCGGTGCTGGACTGCAACCTGGCCGGGCTGATCCCGCCGTTCCGGATCAAGAAACTGAAGAAGCCGCTGCGTTCGCTGTGGCTGCCGACCGGCATCAATGTGGCCATCCCGAGCAACGTGCAAGTCGGCGGGCCACTGACCGTGTCGTGGATGACGCTGGGGTTGCATGCCGGCTTCGCCGCGCTGGGCGCGCTGCGCCGCTCCACGCTGGGCGTGCGGGCGGCGAAGGCGTTCAAGGGCCTGCGGCAGCATGTGTTCAAGCACATGGATTCGGGCTTCCTCAAGTGCAAGGTGCTGCGCGCCGAGCCGGTGGACATCCGCGACGGCAGCGTGTCGGTGCAGCACGAGGACTTCGCGATCCCCGGGCGGCTGCCGCTGGCCTGGTCGCGCGGCTACGGCTCGGCGCGCGGCGAGGAGGCCGGCGCCTGCGGCCACGGCTGGCAGACGCCGGCCGACATCCGCCTGGAGATCGACGCCGACGGCGTGGTGCTGTTCCACGACGGCCACAGCGTGGCCGTGTTCCCGCAGCTGCCGGACGCCGACGGCGTCCCGGTCGTCGAGTTCGTCGACGGCGCGCGGCTGCTGCGCGAGGGCACCGACCTGCTGGTGCGGACCAAGTCCGACCTGCGCTACCGCTTCGCCTATGCGCCGGCGGCCGGTGTCGGCGTGCTGCCGCGCGCGCAAACCTTGCCGATCGCGCAGGTCGAGGACGCCTGCGGCAACCATTGGCGCTTCGAGCGCGGCGACGGCCACCTGGTGCGCATCGTCGAACGGGGCGTGGACGGCTTGCAGGGCCGCTTCATCGAGGTGCAGTCGCGGCACGGCCGCATCGACCGCCTGCAACTGCACGATCCGGCCACCGGCCTGACCCATCCGCTGGTGGCCTATCGCTATGTGGAAGGCGACCTGGTCGCCGCCGAGGACGCGCTGGGGGTGCCGCGCACGTTCGCGTACCGCCAGCACCGCATGGTCCGGCATACCGATCGCATCGGCCTGTCGTTCCACTACGCCTACGACGCGCAGTGGCGGGTGGTGCACGCCTGGGGCGACGGCGGCCTGTACGACTACCGTTTCGCCTACGACGCCCTGCTGCGCGAGACCCAGGTGACCGACTCGCTGGGCCACGTGTCGCTGGTGAAGTTCGACGAGCACCGCCTGCCGCTGTGCGAGATCGATGCGTTGGACGGGGTCACCGTGTTCGAGTACGACGCGGTTGGCCGCACCGTGGCGGTCACCGACGCCGAGGGCCTGCGCACCGCGTTCGGCTACGACGCGCGCGGCAACCTGTTGCGCCTGCGCCGCGCCGACGGCAGCACGCTGCACCAGGTCTACGACGAGGACGACCGGCTGCTGTCGGTCACCGACCCGGGCGGCCACGCCTGGCACCAGGTGCACGACGCGCGCGGGCTGCTGCAGTCGCAGACCGATCCGCTGGGCGCCACCACGCACTATGACTACGACGCGCAGGGGCTGCTGGTGGCGCAGCGCAACCCGCGCGGCGCGCAGACCGAGCTGGGCTACGACCGCTACGGCCTGCTGGCGTCGTTGCGCGACGCGCTGGGCCACGAGAGCCGCTACGCGCACGACGCGCTGGGGCGGCTGCACCGGCAGGTCGATCCGTTGGGCCAGGCCACGCACTACGACTACGACGCCAAGGGCCGGCTGCTGCGCGTGCGCTCGGCCGACGGCGGGCAGGTGCAGTGCGATTACGACGCCGAGGACCAGCTGGTGCGCTACGTGGACGAAGCCGGGGCGCAGACCCGGCTGCACTACGTAGGCATCGGCCAGATCGGCAAGCGCGTGCAGCCGGACGGGCACACGGTGGAATACCGCTACGACAGCGAAGAACAGCTGGTGGCGGTGATCAACCAGCGCGGCGAGGCGTACCGGCTGCGCCGCGACCCGCTGGGCCGCATCGTCGAGGAAACCGACTACTGGGGCCAGTCGCGGCACTACCAGTACGACGCCTGCGGGCGGCTGACCGCGACGATCGACCCGCTGGGCCAGCGCATCGGCTTCGCCACCGACGCGCTCGGGCGCATCGTCAAGAAGACCTTGCCGGACATACGCACGCCGGGCCAGCAGGTGCAGGAGCAGTTCGCCTACGACGCGCGCGGGCAGCTGGTGGAACTGCGCAACCGGCATCGCACCGCCACGCGCAGGTTCGACGCGCTGGGGCAGGTGCTGGAAGAAGTGCAGGACGGGTTCCGCGTCGGCTACGGCTACGACGCCGTGGGCAACCGCGTGCTGCGCGAGACCTCGGCGGGCAACCGGATCGCGTTCGGCTACGACCTGCGCGACCAGGTGGTCGAGGTGGCGATCAACGACGACGCGCCGATCGCCATCGAGCGCGACGCGCTGGGCCGCGCCACGCGCGAGCAGCTCAGCGCGCAGGTGCAGCGCCAGTTCCAGTACGACGGGCGCAGCCTACTGACCGCGCAGTCGGTCCTCAAAGACGCCGTGCCGCTGTTCGAAACCACGTACGACTACGACCGCGCCGGCAACCTGACCCACCGCCGCGACAGCGCGCAGGGCGTGGACGAATACCGCTACGACGTGCTGGGCCGGCTGCTGCAGCACACCGATCCCAAAGGCAGGATCGAACGCTTCTTCAACGACCCGGCCGGCGACCGCCTGGCCACGCGCGTGCAGCAGGTGCAGCTGCGCAAGGTGGCCGGCGGCGACGACGACCAACAGGTGCAGTGGACCCGGGAAGGCAGCTACGACGGCGTGCACTACGTGTTCGACCGCGCCGGCGACCTGATCCGCAAGGGTAGCCCGACCGGCCCGGAACCGGACGACCTGGAACTGATCTGGGACGCCAACCACCGCCTGGCCGAAAGCCGCAAGGCGGGCCAAACCACCCACTACGGCTACGACCCGCTGGGCCGGCGCGTGTTCAAGCGCAACCCCACCCACACCACATGGTTCTACTGGGACGGCGGCGCGCTGCTGGGCGAAGTGAAGCAGGCCCACGATGAGCCGGACGCAGCGCCGGTGTGGGTGGACAACGTCGCCAACCTGATCGAGGCCAAACGCCGTAAGGAGAAACTTGCCAGGCTGCACGAGCGCACGCGCGAGTACGTTTATTATCCCGACACCTTCATGCCGCTGGCTTTGATCGAGAAGGAACTGGGCGCGGCGCTGCGTGAGTCCCCGCAGCCCGCGACAACTTCGATCTCGCAGATATTGCGATCCGATGCGGCGCCTGTGGCTAAGCATGCGTTGACGGACAGTCGCGGCTCGGACTCCACCCAGCCTCCAAAGCCATCCGCGCCAGCAGATATGTCCCCGCCGCAGCGAATGCCATCCGCACCGCTGGGCGTGCTGGCGTCGTCCGCAACCAAACTGACATCGGCCGACGGCGCTGCAAAGCCTGCGACGATGGTGGCGGCGCCGACAGCCATCAAGTCCGGCAAGCCGCCTGGAGGTGGTGGGCTGGGCACGCTGGGCGGAGACCTGGCGCTGGGGCAGGGTGCGGGAATTAAAGCACCTGTGATTTTGGGAACATCGGCCGAGCCAGCGACTAGCTTTACACAATCTGATGCATTGGCAGACGAAGAAAAGTCGAACGTAATTGCATTGGGCATGCGGCTGAATGGCGAGCAATCCAGTTCAGGCAAAACGCTGAAGGCAGGTGGTCTTGGCGTAGTCGGCAACACGCCGATGGTGGGTAGTGCTGCTGCTGGCGAGTCCGTCATAGTGAGCAAAGCAAGAGAAGCCGAGCAATTTGTCCTCTCCGATTCAGTTGAGAGCGCGATTTGGCGGTCTGTGAGCTATCACTATCACTCCGATCCAAATGGCTGCCCCAATCAGTTGACGACTGCATCCGGGCAGTTGGTGTGGTCGGCGATCTATATGGCTTGGGGAACACTTGCCGAGCTGTATGTATCAGAAGTCGAAAGTCCTTTGCGGTTTCAGGGGCAATACTTTGACGAAGAAACTGGACTGCATTACAACACCTTTCGGTATTACGATCCGGATATTGGTCGATTCATTAATCAAGATCCGATTGGGCTTGAGGGCGGAACGAACCTTTATCAATATGCGCCAAACCCGATTTCTTGGATTGATCCTTGGGGCTTGACTTGTGCTGCAACTAATCTTCCTCGATTGCGGGGGAAAAGAGTTTCTCAAATTGAGAAAATTTTGCAAAAATTTGGTTTTACTAGAGTAAATCCAAACAATAACTCAAATAGAACTTGGCGTCATTCTGATGGATCTGAAGTGAGAGTGCATCAACACGGAAATAAAGATCCATCCGGATATAAATCTGGAAATAATGCACACGTTCACAAACAAAACGCGTCGAAACAACAGCTAAATGATCGAGGGAAGGTTCGCCCAGTAGGTGATGAAACCCATATTGGTATAAAAAACCCTTCGGATTTGCCCGCGGTAAGAGGTCGGCCACATGGAGATGGATCATAA